One window from the genome of Kaistella carnis encodes:
- the ychF gene encoding redox-regulated ATPase YchF has product MKCGIVGLPNVGKSTLFNCLSNAKAQSANYPFCTIEPNIGTVSVPDERLFELEKLVKPERVLPAVVEIVDIAGLVKGASKGEGLGNKFLANIRECEAIIHVLRCFEDGNIVHVEGTVDPIRDKVIIDIELQLKDIETLGKAVEKAKKFIKSGKKDDVMTYETLLNLQKFVEEGKNAREFPTDDFSESIIADVHLLTNKPVLYVCNVDENSIKNGNKWVSKIEEMAAKENAEVVVLAAQIEADINELETFEEREMFLDELGLKEPGVNRLIRKAYDLLHLQTYFTAGVKEVRAWTIGKGWTAPQAAGVIHTDFEKGFIRAEVIKYEDFLKYGSEAKVKEAGKLSVEGKEYIVQDGDMMNFRFNV; this is encoded by the coding sequence ATGAAATGTGGAATCGTAGGTTTACCCAATGTAGGTAAATCAACCCTTTTTAACTGTTTAAGCAACGCCAAAGCGCAGTCTGCTAACTATCCTTTCTGTACCATAGAACCGAATATTGGAACTGTTTCTGTGCCGGATGAACGTTTGTTTGAATTGGAAAAATTAGTAAAACCTGAAAGAGTATTACCTGCCGTAGTAGAAATCGTAGATATCGCCGGTTTGGTAAAAGGAGCCAGTAAGGGAGAAGGTTTAGGAAATAAATTCCTCGCTAACATTAGAGAATGTGAAGCTATTATTCACGTTTTAAGATGTTTTGAAGACGGCAATATTGTTCACGTTGAGGGAACCGTTGATCCAATTAGAGATAAGGTAATTATTGATATCGAACTTCAGTTGAAAGATATTGAAACCTTGGGAAAAGCGGTGGAAAAAGCGAAAAAATTCATCAAATCCGGGAAGAAGGATGACGTGATGACGTACGAAACACTTCTCAACTTACAGAAATTCGTAGAGGAAGGCAAAAACGCACGTGAATTTCCGACGGACGATTTCTCTGAAAGCATTATTGCAGATGTTCACTTATTAACCAATAAACCGGTGCTTTACGTTTGTAATGTTGATGAAAATTCTATAAAAAACGGAAACAAATGGGTTTCGAAAATTGAAGAAATGGCTGCGAAAGAAAACGCAGAAGTTGTTGTTCTTGCTGCTCAGATCGAAGCCGATATTAATGAACTGGAAACTTTCGAAGAACGCGAAATGTTTTTAGATGAATTGGGTTTAAAAGAACCTGGTGTGAACCGATTGATCAGAAAGGCTTACGATTTACTGCATTTGCAAACCTATTTTACCGCTGGTGTAAAAGAAGTTCGTGCCTGGACCATCGGAAAAGGGTGGACCGCGCCACAAGCTGCTGGCGTTATTCATACCGATTTCGAAAAAGGATTCATCCGTGCAGAAGTCATCAAATATGAAGATTTCTTAAAATACGGTTCAGAAGCTAAAGTAAAAGAAGCGGGAAAACTTTCTGTGGAAGGAAAAGAATACATCGTGCAAGATGGTGATATGATGAATTTTAGATTTAATGTTTAA
- a CDS encoding ferritin translates to MNTKRLSDAMEKALSDQMNVELFQSHIYLSYGIWADDQSYGGIANFLFRHSKEERDHAIKFMQFILNRGGKPNITALQAADRDPSSLTECFDLVFKHEVENTEKIYNLVNMAFEEKDWATWNFLQWFVKEQIEEETLAIKLIDKLKIAGGDQATDESLYNLDKDLGSSPDDAELARNATSENP, encoded by the coding sequence ATGAATACTAAAAGACTTTCCGACGCGATGGAAAAAGCGCTAAGTGATCAAATGAATGTTGAGCTTTTTCAATCTCACATTTATTTATCGTACGGAATATGGGCAGACGATCAATCCTATGGTGGAATCGCCAACTTCCTTTTCCGTCATTCAAAAGAAGAACGTGATCATGCTATAAAATTTATGCAGTTTATTCTAAACAGGGGCGGTAAACCAAATATCACGGCATTACAAGCTGCTGATCGCGATCCAAGTAGTTTAACAGAGTGTTTTGATCTGGTTTTTAAACATGAGGTAGAGAACACTGAAAAAATTTACAACTTGGTCAATATGGCTTTTGAAGAAAAAGATTGGGCAACCTGGAATTTCCTACAATGGTTTGTAAAAGAACAGATTGAAGAAGAAACATTGGCAATAAAGTTGATTGATAAACTTAAAATTGCAGGTGGCGATCAGGCAACAGACGAATCTCTCTATAATTTAGATAAAGATTTAGGCTCATCGCCGGACGACGCTGAATTAGCCAGAAATGCGACTTCAGAAAATCCATAA
- a CDS encoding BlaI/MecI/CopY family transcriptional regulator — translation MQISPLTKAEEQVMQYLWDLEKAFLKDILEQFPEPKPHTNTVSTILKVLKEKEVVDYKVFGRQHQYFPLISKEKYSGKSMKSLVTNYFEGSYRNAVSFLVEKNELSVEDLEMLLNELKNKD, via the coding sequence ATGCAAATCTCTCCCTTAACAAAAGCTGAAGAACAAGTAATGCAGTACTTGTGGGATCTCGAAAAAGCCTTCTTAAAAGATATTTTGGAGCAGTTTCCAGAACCGAAGCCACACACCAATACAGTGTCGACAATTTTGAAAGTATTGAAAGAAAAAGAGGTGGTTGATTATAAGGTTTTCGGAAGACAGCATCAATATTTTCCTTTGATATCAAAAGAAAAATACAGTGGAAAATCCATGAAAAGTCTGGTAACAAATTACTTCGAAGGATCATATCGAAACGCGGTTTCTTTTCTTGTAGAAAAAAATGAATTAAGTGTAGAAGATCTTGAAATGCTTTTAAATGAACTTAAAAACAAAGACTGA
- a CDS encoding M56 family metallopeptidase — protein METLFLYFGKVILSSGILFFYYLLFLKDKTFHQYNRFYLLAVIMISLLLPVLKISYFTLEVNTDNYVLINKLQHFNSTKNLNHEFFYFKIFAFIFGVVAVFFLTKLMTGLVKIELFKRKYKKENLEGINFYQTNLSEAPFSFFKNLFWKNSIDLQSDLGRQILKHEMVHIEQKHSWDKIFLEITTALFWFNPFFYLIKKEIILIHEYLADKKALKNSDTKAFAQMLLASHFSGKLLPATSPFFNSNLKKRLTMLKKSKTKFSYARRILALPLLFTLTFMYLVNAKNKEIIETNLEIAQQISEIKKDTITSNISVEKSIQKDKKSISKPKNETNLADKNSIPSEEIAFGTNGTKLYQENPKLFLSNDTIKIENVTDSSEFQQKIKEAKEKQSLIIIKADKIVHTDYSNKNKSSVVNPQISVVDPQIFIDGRSITKEEMGKISPDLIESVYINKKNDNENNYNEIRIFTKK, from the coding sequence ATGGAAACACTTTTTTTATATTTCGGAAAAGTAATTTTAAGTTCGGGTATTCTCTTTTTCTACTATTTACTTTTTCTTAAAGACAAAACTTTTCATCAATACAACCGGTTTTATCTACTGGCGGTAATCATGATTAGTCTTTTGCTTCCGGTCTTGAAAATCAGTTATTTTACACTTGAAGTAAATACAGACAATTATGTTTTGATTAATAAGTTACAGCACTTTAATTCTACTAAAAATTTAAACCATGAATTCTTTTATTTTAAAATTTTCGCTTTTATTTTTGGTGTGGTTGCTGTCTTTTTTCTGACGAAATTAATGACGGGACTGGTTAAAATCGAATTATTCAAACGAAAGTATAAAAAGGAGAATTTGGAGGGAATCAATTTTTATCAAACCAATCTGTCAGAAGCCCCCTTTTCTTTTTTCAAAAATTTGTTCTGGAAAAATTCTATTGATCTTCAGTCCGATCTGGGTCGTCAAATTTTAAAACATGAAATGGTTCATATCGAGCAAAAACATTCCTGGGATAAAATTTTTCTGGAGATCACCACTGCTCTATTTTGGTTTAATCCTTTCTTCTATCTGATCAAAAAAGAAATTATTTTAATACATGAATATCTGGCTGATAAAAAAGCCCTCAAAAACTCGGACACGAAAGCATTTGCGCAGATGCTTTTAGCAAGTCACTTTTCCGGAAAATTGTTACCTGCAACGAGTCCGTTCTTTAATTCTAACCTCAAAAAAAGATTAACAATGCTAAAAAAATCAAAAACAAAGTTCAGTTACGCGCGACGAATTCTAGCGTTGCCATTATTATTCACTTTAACTTTTATGTATTTGGTGAATGCAAAAAATAAAGAAATTATCGAAACCAATTTAGAAATTGCCCAACAAATTTCTGAGATTAAAAAAGACACTATTACATCGAATATTTCGGTAGAAAAATCCATTCAAAAAGATAAAAAATCAATTAGCAAACCTAAAAATGAAACCAATCTTGCTGATAAAAATTCTATTCCGTCAGAAGAAATTGCTTTTGGAACCAACGGAACAAAGCTTTACCAAGAAAATCCAAAATTATTTCTCAGCAATGATACGATCAAAATAGAAAACGTAACCGATTCTTCAGAATTTCAGCAAAAGATAAAAGAGGCGAAAGAAAAACAGTCGTTGATTATTATTAAAGCTGATAAAATCGTTCATACAGATTATTCTAATAAGAATAAATCGTCAGTTGTTAATCCGCAAATATCAGTTGTTGATCCTCAAATATTTATCGATGGACGATCGATTACAAAAGAAGAAATGGGCAAAATTTCCCCAGATTTAATCGAATCCGTGTATATCAACAAAAAAAACGACAACGAAAATAACTATAACGAAATCCGAATTTTCACTAAAAAATAA
- a CDS encoding GLPGLI family protein, with the protein MKKYLILFSFAFAFGNAQNQRFSYVYQFVPDSTNQADIKSEMMILEVLPKFSKFYSEDVFKSDSIMNAYMEKELRTTGSINIKSDMRKGTFRHVVIKETPNYNTFLFTRIGQTELKVSDGRKMIWNIQSEKQIFGEFNTQKATTEFAGRKWTAWFTTEIPIQDGPYKFHGLPGLIVKLEDQTKSHVFELKGVKNLTATEIKNMDPNKNFIFNFREHLEMDQLKFKKFFLDNRNDPNKSIRISMNQSETKMFDKDGKPIETSQFLRDREKQQKEKLAKDNNFIELDLLK; encoded by the coding sequence ATGAAAAAATACCTCATTCTCTTTTCTTTTGCTTTCGCTTTTGGGAACGCACAAAACCAACGATTCAGTTACGTTTATCAATTCGTTCCCGATTCTACCAACCAAGCCGACATAAAATCTGAAATGATGATTCTGGAAGTATTGCCCAAATTTTCAAAATTTTATAGTGAAGATGTTTTCAAAAGCGATTCTATAATGAATGCATATATGGAAAAAGAATTAAGAACAACCGGTTCTATCAACATTAAATCGGATATGCGAAAAGGAACGTTTCGTCACGTTGTGATAAAAGAAACACCGAATTATAACACCTTTCTTTTTACCAGAATCGGACAAACTGAATTGAAAGTTTCTGATGGCAGAAAAATGATTTGGAACATTCAATCTGAAAAACAAATATTTGGAGAATTTAACACCCAAAAAGCAACCACAGAGTTTGCAGGCAGGAAATGGACCGCCTGGTTTACTACAGAAATTCCAATTCAAGATGGACCTTATAAATTCCACGGACTTCCAGGATTAATTGTGAAATTAGAAGACCAAACCAAAAGCCACGTTTTTGAATTAAAAGGAGTAAAAAACCTTACCGCAACTGAAATTAAAAATATGGATCCTAATAAAAATTTCATTTTTAATTTCAGGGAACATTTGGAAATGGACCAACTGAAATTTAAAAAATTCTTTCTCGATAACCGAAACGACCCCAATAAATCAATAAGAATTTCTATGAATCAATCGGAAACAAAAATGTTTGACAAAGACGGAAAACCTATAGAAACCTCGCAATTTCTTCGTGACAGAGAAAAACAGCAAAAAGAAAAACTAGCAAAAGACAACAATTTTATTGAACTGGATTTGTTGAAATAA
- the typA gene encoding translational GTPase TypA, whose amino-acid sequence MQNIRNIAIIAHVDHGKTTLVDKIIHATTIARENQAESGDLIMDNNDLERERGITILSKNISVQYKDYKINVIDTPGHADFGGEVERVLKMADGVLLLVDAFEGPMPQTRFVLHKALELGLKPIVVINKVDKPNCRPEEVHDKVFDLFFNLEATEEQLDFPTFYGSSKQGWFNTSLEPADDITPLLDGIIQYVPEPETFEGSLQMQITSLDFSSFLGRIAIGKIRRNSIKEGQTIGLAQEDGKVIRGKVKELYVFEGLGKKKVQEVKAGDICAIVGFDKFQIGDSFVDLENPEPLPRTAIDEPTLNMTFSINNSPFFGKDGKYVTSNHLKERLYKELEKNLALKVEPTDDANTFLVFGRGILHLSVLIETMRREGYEMTIGQPQVIIREIDGVKCEPYESMVVDVPDEYASKVIDLATQRKGDLHIMETKGEMQHMEFEIPSRGLIGLRSQMLTATAGEAIMAHRFTDYKPFKGSIPGRSVGVLISKGQGPATEYSIAKLQDRGKFFVDPGEEIYEGMIIGEQNKPGDLVVNIVEAKQLNNMRASGKDKDGNIAPKQLFSLEECMEYIQGDEAIEVTPNFIRMRKKVLSENERKRIERGAKS is encoded by the coding sequence ATGCAAAACATTAGAAATATCGCAATTATTGCGCACGTTGACCACGGTAAAACGACTTTGGTTGACAAAATCATCCACGCAACCACTATTGCCCGCGAAAACCAGGCAGAATCAGGCGACCTTATCATGGACAACAATGATCTGGAGCGTGAAAGAGGAATTACCATTTTGTCCAAAAATATTTCGGTACAGTACAAAGATTACAAGATTAATGTAATCGACACTCCTGGTCACGCCGATTTCGGTGGTGAGGTAGAAAGAGTTTTGAAAATGGCTGACGGAGTTTTACTTTTAGTAGATGCTTTTGAAGGACCAATGCCACAGACTCGTTTCGTATTGCACAAAGCATTAGAATTAGGTCTTAAACCAATCGTGGTTATTAATAAAGTAGACAAACCAAACTGTCGTCCGGAAGAAGTTCACGACAAGGTATTTGATTTATTCTTTAACTTAGAAGCAACTGAAGAGCAATTGGATTTCCCAACATTCTATGGTTCATCAAAACAAGGTTGGTTCAACACCAGTTTAGAGCCTGCAGATGATATCACTCCTTTATTAGATGGTATTATTCAATATGTTCCGGAACCGGAAACTTTTGAAGGAAGTTTGCAAATGCAGATTACCTCATTAGATTTCTCTTCTTTCTTAGGTCGTATTGCGATCGGAAAAATCAGAAGAAACTCTATTAAAGAAGGTCAGACAATTGGTCTTGCTCAGGAAGATGGTAAAGTAATCAGAGGTAAAGTAAAAGAATTATACGTTTTTGAAGGTCTTGGAAAAAAGAAAGTTCAGGAAGTAAAAGCCGGAGATATCTGTGCAATCGTAGGTTTTGATAAATTCCAGATTGGAGATTCATTCGTGGATCTTGAAAACCCGGAACCATTGCCAAGAACAGCAATCGATGAACCGACTTTGAACATGACTTTCTCTATTAACAACTCTCCTTTCTTTGGAAAAGATGGTAAATATGTAACTTCAAACCACCTGAAAGAAAGGTTGTACAAGGAGTTGGAGAAAAACTTAGCATTAAAAGTTGAACCTACTGACGATGCCAACACATTCTTGGTATTCGGTCGTGGTATTCTTCACCTTTCTGTTTTGATCGAAACGATGAGAAGAGAAGGTTATGAAATGACGATTGGTCAGCCTCAGGTAATCATCAGAGAAATCGATGGTGTTAAATGTGAGCCTTATGAATCAATGGTTGTTGATGTACCGGATGAATATGCATCTAAAGTAATCGACTTAGCAACGCAGCGTAAAGGTGATTTGCACATCATGGAAACCAAAGGTGAAATGCAGCATATGGAATTCGAAATTCCTTCCAGAGGATTAATCGGATTGCGTTCTCAAATGTTGACTGCAACTGCAGGTGAAGCGATTATGGCTCACCGTTTCACTGACTACAAACCTTTCAAAGGTTCAATTCCAGGAAGATCAGTTGGGGTATTAATCAGCAAAGGTCAAGGACCGGCAACTGAATATTCTATCGCAAAATTACAAGACAGAGGTAAATTCTTTGTTGATCCGGGTGAAGAAATTTACGAAGGAATGATCATTGGTGAGCAAAACAAACCAGGAGACCTAGTGGTAAACATCGTTGAAGCAAAACAGTTGAACAACATGCGTGCATCTGGAAAAGATAAAGACGGTAACATTGCTCCAAAACAATTATTCTCTCTGGAAGAATGTATGGAATACATCCAAGGTGATGAAGCAATTGAGGTTACACCAAACTTCATCAGAATGCGTAAAAAAGTACTTTCAGAAAATGAAAGAAAACGTATTGAAAGAGGTGCAAAAAGTTAA
- a CDS encoding type II toxin-antitoxin system HigB family toxin, whose protein sequence is MKRIIAKRTLKEFWEVHPDAEQYLKTWFDIAKTNSWKSPNDIKLNFANASILKNSRVVFNIKGNSYRLVVQFNYEREWAFIRFIGSHSEYDKIDANTI, encoded by the coding sequence ATGAAAAGAATAATTGCTAAGCGAACTTTGAAAGAGTTTTGGGAAGTACATCCTGACGCAGAACAATATTTGAAAACATGGTTTGACATTGCAAAAACCAATTCGTGGAAATCCCCCAATGATATTAAACTAAACTTCGCTAATGCGAGCATTCTTAAAAATAGCCGAGTCGTTTTCAATATTAAAGGAAATTCCTATCGATTAGTTGTGCAATTTAATTATGAAAGAGAATGGGCATTTATTAGATTTATAGGTTCACATTCAGAATATGATAAAATAGATGCGAATACAATTTAA
- a CDS encoding helix-turn-helix domain-containing protein encodes MKIKPIKTEQQYFEALERLEQIFDAKENTPDGDEAEILSLLIDNFENEHYAIELPDPIEAIRIRMEEMDLKQKDMIEIIGSKSKTSEVLNRKKRLTLDMIRNLQEKLNLSASLLITNYPIKN; translated from the coding sequence ATGAAAATAAAACCGATAAAAACAGAACAACAATATTTTGAAGCGTTAGAAAGATTAGAACAAATTTTTGATGCTAAGGAAAATACACCAGATGGTGATGAAGCAGAAATTTTGTCTTTACTCATTGATAATTTTGAGAACGAACATTATGCAATCGAATTGCCGGATCCTATTGAAGCCATCAGAATACGTATGGAGGAAATGGATTTGAAACAGAAAGATATGATAGAAATAATCGGATCTAAAAGTAAAACGTCAGAAGTTTTGAATCGTAAGAAAAGATTGACACTGGATATGATTAGAAACTTACAAGAAAAACTAAATCTATCTGCTTCGCTTTTAATTACAAATTATCCTATTAAAAATTAG
- a CDS encoding glycoside hydrolase family 10 protein, with the protein MNYSFARATTILFLILSLFITSCATKKPAAKTTKKPPVTTKPTPPKTIVQKPEAKLNLPQVDREFRAAWIATVANINWPSKNNLTTQQQKDEAIKILDLLKEANFNAVIFQARPSADALYTSDLEPWSYFLTGEIGKAPTPFYDPLEFWIKEAHERGMELHVWLNPYRAHHTTGGPITSESMVKKMPEQIIKLRNGMYWMDPSDEKTQDHTAKVIRDLVKRYDVDAIHIDDYFYPYKEYNGGKDFPDNRTWAAYQKTGGNLSRADWRRANVNKFIKRIHDEIKAEKSYVQFGISPFGIWKPGFPEGIKGSSQYDELYADAKLWLNQGWLDYFSPQLYWKNDGPQSFPALLKWWESENTQKRHLWPGLNTVGLRDVSDRPGEIVSQINATRSILKNSAGTIHYSVDGLSKSPAMYNAVKSAYKTKALIPTTPWIKVPALGKPILFAENVGNLVNLKWNSPEPQKAFQWILYIKYGENWETEILDKNQNSKTLPLTKDGKKLSTVAVKSVDRLGNESEYEAKKF; encoded by the coding sequence ATGAACTATTCTTTTGCAAGAGCAACCACGATATTATTTTTAATTCTTTCCCTTTTCATTACTTCTTGTGCGACGAAAAAGCCAGCCGCAAAAACGACCAAGAAACCGCCTGTAACTACAAAACCAACTCCACCAAAAACCATTGTTCAAAAACCTGAAGCCAAGCTCAACTTGCCTCAAGTCGATCGCGAATTTCGTGCCGCCTGGATTGCAACCGTGGCAAATATTAACTGGCCATCTAAGAATAATCTGACGACGCAGCAGCAAAAAGACGAAGCCATTAAAATTTTGGATCTATTAAAAGAAGCGAATTTTAACGCGGTTATTTTTCAAGCCCGTCCTTCTGCAGATGCTTTGTATACAAGTGATTTAGAGCCTTGGTCTTATTTTCTAACGGGTGAAATTGGCAAAGCTCCTACTCCATTTTATGACCCATTAGAATTTTGGATTAAAGAAGCGCATGAACGTGGAATGGAACTTCATGTCTGGTTAAATCCCTATCGTGCACATCATACTACTGGGGGACCAATTACCAGTGAATCAATGGTGAAAAAGATGCCCGAACAAATCATTAAACTGCGCAATGGAATGTATTGGATGGATCCATCTGATGAAAAAACGCAGGACCACACCGCGAAAGTAATCCGGGATTTGGTAAAACGCTATGATGTTGATGCCATTCACATCGACGATTATTTTTATCCTTACAAAGAATACAATGGCGGAAAAGATTTTCCGGACAACAGAACTTGGGCTGCCTATCAAAAAACAGGAGGCAATCTCTCCAGAGCAGATTGGCGCCGTGCCAACGTGAACAAATTTATTAAAAGAATTCACGACGAAATTAAGGCTGAAAAAAGTTACGTGCAGTTTGGAATAAGTCCGTTTGGCATTTGGAAACCTGGTTTCCCGGAAGGAATTAAAGGTTCATCCCAATACGATGAATTATATGCTGATGCAAAATTATGGTTAAACCAAGGTTGGCTGGATTATTTTTCACCGCAACTCTACTGGAAAAATGACGGGCCCCAAAGTTTCCCTGCTTTGCTAAAATGGTGGGAAAGCGAAAACACACAGAAGCGTCATCTTTGGCCTGGTTTAAATACAGTTGGCCTGCGTGATGTTTCCGACCGACCGGGCGAAATTGTTAGTCAAATAAATGCAACCCGCTCTATTCTTAAAAACAGCGCGGGAACAATTCATTACAGTGTTGATGGATTATCGAAAAGTCCAGCCATGTATAACGCGGTAAAAAGTGCCTACAAAACAAAAGCTTTAATTCCAACCACTCCTTGGATCAAAGTTCCAGCCTTAGGAAAACCTATTCTTTTTGCGGAAAATGTCGGAAATTTGGTGAACTTGAAATGGAATTCGCCTGAACCACAGAAAGCATTCCAGTGGATTCTTTATATCAAGTATGGGGAAAACTGGGAAACAGAAATTTTAGATAAAAATCAAAATTCCAAAACTTTACCATTAACAAAAGATGGGAAGAAATTGAGTACGGTAGCGGTTAAATCTGTGGATCGTTTAGGCAATGAAAGTGAGTACGAAGCGAAGAAATTTTAA
- a CDS encoding DUF6597 domain-containing transcriptional factor — MFSIYFQPHPALAEFVECICIMGHDFSCSDNLSPFYTYMPTHTRLLCFYLEDSVKVKKGDGEFENHGRAVIIGPQLKPVTLDLGKKHSNLLVLFKPCGLYLLLGIPLCQMLDCDFDAQLIIGKEITEITERLMEAKSCDAKNGIIQLYLLSKLNEYQPPLPIDLAMSQMVSSCGKMSMDLLAAKSCLSVRQLERQSLQRIGLPPKYFARMVRFSVAYKFKESNPKA; from the coding sequence ATGTTTTCAATATATTTTCAGCCACATCCTGCTCTTGCAGAATTTGTAGAATGCATCTGTATCATGGGACATGATTTTTCATGCAGTGATAATCTGTCTCCCTTCTACACCTATATGCCTACGCATACGAGACTGCTTTGCTTTTATCTGGAAGATTCTGTGAAAGTTAAGAAAGGAGACGGTGAATTTGAAAATCATGGACGCGCCGTAATTATCGGACCACAACTAAAGCCAGTTACTTTGGATCTTGGAAAAAAGCATTCTAATTTATTGGTTTTGTTTAAACCTTGCGGTCTTTATCTATTGCTCGGCATTCCTTTATGTCAAATGCTTGACTGCGATTTTGATGCACAATTGATCATTGGTAAAGAAATAACCGAGATCACCGAGCGATTAATGGAGGCAAAATCCTGTGATGCAAAGAACGGGATCATTCAATTGTATCTGTTGAGCAAATTGAACGAATACCAGCCGCCACTGCCAATTGATCTCGCAATGTCACAAATGGTGAGTTCTTGTGGGAAAATGTCTATGGATTTGCTGGCTGCTAAATCCTGTCTTAGTGTTCGTCAATTGGAGCGTCAGTCACTTCAGCGAATTGGTTTGCCACCCAAATACTTCGCCAGAATGGTGCGCTTTTCTGTGGCATATAAATTTAAGGAAAGTAATCCAAAAGCCTGA